A DNA window from Altererythrobacter sp. B11 contains the following coding sequences:
- the dnaK gene encoding molecular chaperone DnaK, producing MAKVIGIDLGTTNSCVAVMDGGKPKVIENSEGARTTPSIVAFTKDGERLIGQPAKRQAVTNPENTLFAIKRLIGRRFDDPLTKKDMGLVPYNIVKGKNGDAWVNAGGEDYSPSQISAFILQKMKETAESYLGETVTQAVITVPAYFNDAQRQATKDAGQIAGLEVLRIINEPTAAALAYGLDKDDGKTIAVYDLGGGTFDISILEIGDGVFEVKSTNGDTFLGGEDFDSAIVEYLADQFKSKENMDLRNDKLALQRLKEAAEKAKIELSSSQQTEVNLPFITARMEGGSSTPLHLVETITRSKLEQLVDKLIQRTLEPCKKALEDAGVSKDSVDEVILVGGMTRMPKVREVVEGFFGSKPHTGVNPDEVVAMGAAIQAGVLQGDVKDVLLLDVTPLSLGIETLGGVFTRMIDRNTTIPTKKTQVYSTAEDNQQAVTIRVFQGEREMAADNKLLGQFDLVGIPPAPRGVPQVEVTFDIDANGIVNVSAKDKGTGKEQQIRIQASGGLNDSDIEQMVRDAEKFADEDKKRRERAEAKNNADSLVHATEKQLSENGDKIDAGLKSEIEAAIAETKTALEGDDLDAIKSKAEALTNLAMKMGQQIYEKEQANASAGAGEGAAAGKDGDEEVVDAEFSEVDEENKG from the coding sequence ATGGCCAAAGTTATCGGTATCGACCTGGGTACGACCAACAGCTGCGTAGCAGTGATGGACGGGGGCAAGCCCAAGGTCATTGAAAATTCCGAAGGCGCGCGCACGACGCCTTCCATCGTCGCCTTCACCAAGGATGGCGAACGTCTTATCGGTCAGCCGGCCAAGCGCCAGGCAGTGACCAATCCGGAAAACACCCTGTTCGCGATCAAGCGCCTGATCGGCCGCCGGTTCGACGATCCGCTGACGAAGAAGGACATGGGGCTGGTCCCCTACAACATCGTCAAGGGCAAGAATGGCGACGCGTGGGTGAACGCCGGCGGCGAAGATTATTCGCCCAGCCAGATTTCCGCCTTCATCCTGCAGAAGATGAAGGAAACGGCCGAGAGCTATCTCGGCGAAACGGTCACCCAGGCGGTGATCACCGTTCCGGCCTATTTCAACGACGCCCAGCGTCAGGCGACCAAGGATGCCGGCCAGATCGCCGGGCTGGAAGTGCTGCGCATCATCAACGAGCCGACTGCGGCGGCGCTGGCCTATGGTCTCGACAAGGACGATGGCAAGACCATCGCCGTCTATGACCTTGGTGGCGGCACCTTCGACATCTCGATCCTGGAGATCGGCGATGGCGTGTTCGAGGTGAAGAGCACCAATGGCGACACCTTCCTGGGTGGCGAGGATTTCGACAGCGCGATCGTCGAATATCTGGCGGACCAGTTCAAGTCGAAGGAGAACATGGATCTCCGCAATGACAAGCTGGCCCTTCAGCGCCTGAAGGAAGCCGCCGAAAAGGCCAAGATCGAGCTTTCCAGCTCGCAGCAGACCGAAGTCAACCTGCCCTTCATCACCGCCCGCATGGAAGGTGGCAGCTCCACCCCACTGCATCTGGTGGAAACGATCACCCGCTCCAAGCTGGAGCAGCTGGTCGACAAGCTGATCCAGCGCACGCTGGAGCCATGCAAGAAGGCGCTGGAAGATGCCGGCGTGTCGAAGGACAGCGTGGACGAGGTGATCCTGGTCGGCGGCATGACCCGCATGCCCAAGGTGCGCGAAGTAGTCGAAGGCTTCTTCGGCTCCAAGCCGCACACCGGCGTGAACCCGGATGAAGTCGTGGCCATGGGTGCTGCCATTCAGGCCGGCGTGCTGCAGGGCGACGTGAAGGATGTGCTGCTGCTCGACGTGACCCCGCTTTCGCTGGGCATCGAGACGCTGGGCGGCGTGTTCACCCGCATGATCGACCGCAACACCACGATCCCGACCAAGAAGACGCAGGTCTATTCCACGGCCGAGGACAACCAGCAGGCGGTGACGATCCGCGTGTTCCAGGGCGAGCGTGAAATGGCGGCGGACAACAAGCTGCTCGGCCAGTTCGATCTGGTCGGCATCCCGCCCGCTCCGCGCGGCGTGCCGCAGGTGGAAGTCACCTTCGACATCGACGCCAACGGCATCGTGAACGTGTCCGCCAAGGACAAGGGCACGGGCAAGGAACAGCAGATCCGCATCCAGGCCTCGGGCGGTCTCAACGATTCCGACATCGAGCAGATGGTGCGGGACGCGGAGAAGTTCGCCGACGAGGACAAGAAGCGGCGCGAGCGGGCCGAGGCGAAGAACAACGCCGACAGCCTGGTGCATGCAACCGAGAAGCAACTGTCCGAGAATGGCGACAAGATCGACGCCGGGCTGAAGTCCGAAATCGAAGCGGCCATCGCAGAGACCAAGACGGCGCTCGAGGGCGACGATCTGGATGCGATCAAGTCCAAGGCCGAAGCGCTGACCAATCTCGCCATGAAGATGGGCCAGCAGATCTACGAGAAGGAGCAGGCCAATGCCTCGGCCGGCGCCGGCGAAGGTGCCGCGGCGGGCAAGGACGGCGACGAGGAAGTCGTCGATGCCGAGTTCTCCGAAGTGGACGAAGAGAACAAGGGCTGA
- the hrcA gene encoding heat-inducible transcriptional repressor HrcA, producing the protein MASPPLTELTDRARDIFRLVVEGYLSSGHPVGSKALAAGGEINLSPASIRSVLSELEALGLLAAPHTSAGRMPTESGLRLFVDGMMQVAEPTQEERTAIEQRLFEPGPVEKALAATSAILSDISSAAGVVTVPRREPRLAQMSIVRLDERRALAVLVGQDGSVENRLVELGEGTSASALQEASNYITARLAGRTLGEAARAMQAEIASGRSALDAASSELVERGLAVLSQDAAARPVLIVRGQANLLDDEALRDIERIRSLIDDLENKQSVSELLDSAREAEATRIFIGSENRLFALSGSSVIASPYRDREGRVVGVLGVIGPTRLNYARVVPMVDFTARSLGKIIG; encoded by the coding sequence ATGGCTTCCCCACCGCTAACCGAACTGACCGACCGCGCGCGCGACATCTTCCGTCTGGTGGTCGAAGGCTATCTGTCCAGCGGCCATCCCGTGGGGTCCAAGGCGCTGGCCGCGGGCGGGGAGATCAATCTTTCTCCCGCCTCGATCCGCTCGGTGCTGAGCGAGTTGGAAGCGTTGGGCCTGCTCGCCGCGCCGCACACCAGCGCCGGGCGCATGCCGACCGAATCGGGCCTGCGCCTGTTCGTGGACGGGATGATGCAGGTGGCCGAGCCGACGCAGGAGGAGCGCACCGCGATCGAGCAGCGCCTCTTCGAACCGGGCCCGGTGGAGAAGGCGCTGGCGGCGACGAGCGCGATCCTCTCCGACATCAGCTCCGCCGCGGGCGTCGTCACCGTGCCGCGCCGCGAGCCGAGGCTGGCGCAGATGAGCATCGTGCGGCTGGACGAGCGGCGCGCGCTGGCCGTGCTGGTGGGGCAGGACGGATCGGTGGAGAACCGCCTGGTCGAACTGGGCGAGGGCACATCCGCGTCCGCCCTGCAGGAGGCGTCGAACTACATCACCGCGCGTCTCGCGGGCCGCACGCTGGGCGAGGCGGCGCGAGCGATGCAGGCAGAGATCGCCTCCGGCCGCTCCGCGCTGGACGCCGCCAGCAGCGAACTGGTGGAGCGCGGCCTGGCGGTGCTGAGCCAGGACGCGGCGGCGCGCCCGGTGCTGATCGTGCGCGGCCAGGCCAATCTGCTGGACGACGAGGCGCTGCGCGACATCGAGCGGATCCGCTCGCTGATCGACGATCTGGAGAACAAGCAGTCCGTTTCCGAGCTGCTCGATTCGGCGCGCGAGGCGGAGGCGACGCGCATCTTCATCGGCAGCGAGAACCGGCTGTTCGCACTCTCCGGCTCTTCCGTCATCGCGTCCCCCTATCGCGATCGCGAAGGGCGCGTGGTGGGCGTGCTGGGGGTGATCGGGCCGACGCGGTTGAATTACGCCCGGGTCGTGCCCATGGTGGATTTCACCGCCCGATCCCTGGGCAAGATCATTGGCTAA
- a CDS encoding vgr related protein, which yields MAIDYPRVTIRRSKFFPFHPRRVTMAPRGHIHFHPRGQAYCEDFSLAGLASQGHFIHEMTHVWQTHSRGEWYLLLHRHPWCRYHYALRPGWRLEQYGIEQQAEIVRHAFLLRRGARVAGIGDPAAYDLLVNFPGAG from the coding sequence ATGGCGATCGACTATCCCCGCGTGACCATCCGCCGGAGCAAGTTCTTCCCCTTCCACCCGCGCAGGGTGACGATGGCGCCACGCGGACACATCCATTTCCATCCGCGCGGGCAGGCCTATTGCGAGGATTTCTCCCTCGCCGGCCTCGCCAGCCAGGGGCATTTCATCCACGAGATGACGCATGTCTGGCAGACGCATTCGCGGGGCGAATGGTATCTGCTGCTCCACCGCCATCCGTGGTGCCGTTATCACTATGCCCTCCGTCCGGGCTGGCGGCTGGAGCAATATGGGATTGAGCAACAGGCAGAAATCGTCCGCCACGCCTTTCTTCTACGCCGGGGCGCCCGCGTGGCGGGGATCGGCGATCCGGCGGCTTACGATTTGCTGGTGAACTTCCCCGGCGCGGGGTGA
- a CDS encoding CvpA family protein, with the protein MAGFDIIVLLIVGAAAVGGFLRGFVQEVLSLAAWAVAVIAIYFLHTDLTSILFGYTDSPTGAAVAAFGILLILPYGIMKIIARTAGKASRNSVLGPVDRVLGFGFGVVKGVLIVILAFSALVLVYDTIWGPSGRPDWIKTARSYSFINASSDELVQLIGERNRRLREEDAQVDSGG; encoded by the coding sequence ATGGCTGGCTTCGACATCATCGTTCTGCTGATCGTCGGCGCGGCCGCGGTGGGGGGCTTCCTGCGCGGTTTCGTGCAGGAAGTGCTGTCGCTGGCTGCATGGGCGGTGGCGGTGATCGCCATCTATTTCCTGCATACCGATCTCACCTCGATCCTGTTCGGCTATACCGATTCTCCCACTGGTGCCGCCGTGGCTGCCTTCGGTATCCTGCTGATCCTGCCCTATGGCATCATGAAGATCATCGCGCGCACCGCGGGCAAGGCTTCGCGCAATTCGGTGCTCGGCCCGGTGGACCGGGTGCTGGGCTTCGGCTTCGGCGTGGTGAAGGGCGTGCTGATCGTGATCCTCGCCTTCTCCGCGCTGGTGCTGGTCTATGACACGATCTGGGGCCCTTCGGGCCGGCCCGACTGGATCAAGACGGCGCGCAGCTACAGCTTCATCAACGCCAGTTCGGACGAGCTCGTTCAGCTGATCGGCGAGCGCAACCGCCGCCTGCGCGAAGAGGATGCGCAGGTCGATTCCGGCGGATGA
- a CDS encoding YMGG-like glycine zipper-containing protein codes for MKNRILIAPVLLGAALSLGACADNYAAEGAAVGAAAGAGISAVTGGDIGTGAAVGAAAGGVGGYLVKKDGKCYRRDRDGREYEVRCRD; via the coding sequence ATGAAGAACCGCATCCTGATCGCGCCGGTGCTGCTCGGTGCCGCGCTGTCGCTGGGCGCCTGTGCCGACAATTACGCGGCCGAAGGTGCTGCGGTCGGTGCCGCTGCCGGCGCGGGCATCTCCGCCGTCACCGGCGGCGATATCGGCACGGGTGCGGCCGTCGGTGCCGCCGCCGGCGGCGTAGGCGGCTACCTCGTGAAGAAGGACGGCAAGTGCTATCGCCGCGACCGCGACGGCCGCGAATACGAAGTGCGCTGCCGCGACTGA
- the radA gene encoding DNA repair protein RadA, whose amino-acid sequence MAKPKRRYVCADCGSVSSRWQGQCADCGQWNTLSEEAPETTFSARHDLSGGGRRLAFEPLDAPAEVLTRRSTGLEEFDRALGGGIVPGSAILMGGEPGIGKSTLLLQAAAAVARSGAEAVYVSGEEATGQVRMRARRLGLSDSPLKLAAATSVRDILTTLHAGPQPALLIVDSIQTMHSDVIEGAPGTVSQVRASAFELIRYAKENGVALVLVGHVTKDGTIAGPRVLEHMVDVVMSFEGERSHQYRILRALKNRFGAVDEIGVFAMEGQGLAEVSNPSMLFLSGREQPVAGSSVFPALEGTRPVLIEVQALIVRLQSGATPRRAVVGWDSGRLAMLLAVLESRCGLNFSSAEVYLNVAGGYRLTDPAADLAVAAALVSALADKPLPLRSVWFGEVSLSGEIRPVAHSGLRLREAAKLGFDRGAGPEDAGKGVPALRYSGMATLPKLVDRIMGGE is encoded by the coding sequence ATGGCCAAGCCTAAACGTCGCTATGTCTGTGCCGACTGCGGCAGCGTGAGTTCGCGCTGGCAGGGCCAGTGCGCCGATTGCGGGCAATGGAACACGCTGAGCGAGGAAGCGCCGGAGACGACCTTTTCTGCCCGGCACGATCTTTCGGGCGGCGGGCGCCGACTGGCCTTCGAACCGCTCGACGCGCCGGCGGAGGTGCTGACGCGGCGCTCCACCGGGCTTGAGGAATTCGACCGGGCGCTGGGCGGCGGCATCGTGCCGGGCTCGGCCATCCTGATGGGTGGGGAGCCGGGGATTGGCAAATCCACCCTGCTGCTGCAGGCGGCGGCTGCCGTGGCGCGCAGCGGCGCCGAAGCCGTCTATGTCAGCGGGGAAGAGGCGACCGGGCAGGTGCGCATGCGCGCCCGGCGGCTCGGCCTGTCCGATTCGCCGCTGAAGCTGGCGGCCGCCACTTCGGTGCGCGATATTCTTACCACCCTTCACGCAGGACCGCAGCCTGCGCTGCTGATCGTTGATTCGATCCAGACCATGCATTCGGACGTGATCGAAGGCGCGCCCGGCACCGTCAGTCAGGTGCGCGCCAGCGCCTTCGAACTGATCCGCTATGCCAAGGAAAACGGCGTGGCGTTGGTGCTCGTCGGCCATGTCACCAAGGATGGCACGATCGCGGGCCCGCGCGTGCTGGAGCACATGGTGGACGTGGTTATGAGCTTCGAAGGAGAGCGCAGCCACCAGTATCGCATCCTGCGCGCGCTGAAGAACCGCTTCGGCGCAGTGGATGAAATCGGCGTCTTCGCGATGGAAGGGCAGGGACTGGCGGAGGTCTCCAATCCTTCTATGCTGTTCCTTTCGGGGCGGGAGCAGCCGGTGGCGGGGAGTTCCGTCTTCCCCGCGCTGGAAGGCACGCGGCCGGTGTTGATCGAGGTGCAGGCGCTGATCGTGCGGCTGCAATCGGGCGCCACGCCGCGGCGTGCCGTGGTGGGGTGGGACAGCGGCAGGCTGGCCATGCTGCTCGCCGTGCTGGAATCGCGCTGCGGGCTCAATTTCTCCTCGGCGGAAGTCTATCTCAATGTTGCCGGCGGCTATCGGCTCACCGATCCGGCGGCCGATCTGGCCGTGGCGGCGGCGCTCGTCTCGGCGTTGGCGGACAAGCCGTTGCCCTTGCGGTCCGTGTGGTTCGGCGAAGTGTCGCTGTCGGGCGAAATCCGCCCGGTCGCGCACTCCGGCCTGCGGCTTCGCGAAGCGGCCAAGCTGGGCTTCGACCGGGGCGCGGGGCCCGAAGATGCGGGCAAGGGTGTGCCGGCGCTGCGCTATTCCGGCATGGCCACTTTGCCGAAGCTCGTTGACCGGATCATGGGCGGGGAATAA
- the grpE gene encoding nucleotide exchange factor GrpE: MNENENPRDEAIEKELDGVPEEFLAEDNAEDTAGQMAQELAALREELATAKQEVLYAKADTQNVRRRLEKDMADARAYAATAFARDILSVADNLARALQAIPGELREDGKMQGLVSGIEATQREMDKVFSQHGISRIAAKGLPLDPNQHQAMMEIPSDTAEPGTVVDEMQAGYMIKDRLLRPAMVVVAKKPD; this comes from the coding sequence ATGAACGAAAACGAGAACCCGCGCGACGAGGCGATCGAGAAGGAGCTGGACGGCGTGCCGGAGGAATTCCTGGCCGAGGATAACGCGGAAGACACCGCGGGCCAGATGGCGCAGGAACTCGCCGCGCTGCGCGAGGAGTTGGCGACCGCCAAGCAGGAGGTGCTCTATGCCAAGGCCGACACGCAGAATGTCCGCCGCCGGCTGGAGAAGGACATGGCGGATGCGCGCGCCTATGCCGCCACCGCTTTTGCTCGCGACATCCTTTCCGTGGCCGACAATCTCGCCCGCGCCCTGCAGGCGATCCCGGGGGAACTGCGCGAGGACGGCAAGATGCAGGGGCTCGTCTCCGGCATCGAGGCGACCCAGCGCGAAATGGACAAGGTGTTCTCCCAGCACGGCATCAGCCGCATCGCCGCCAAGGGCCTGCCGCTCGACCCCAACCAGCACCAGGCGATGATGGAAATCCCCTCCGACACGGCCGAGCCCGGCACGGTGGTGGACGAAATGCAGGCCGGCTACATGATCAAGGATCGCCTGCTGCGCCCGGCCATGGTGGTAGTGGCCAAAAAGCCGGACTGA
- the dnaJ gene encoding molecular chaperone DnaJ: MSAMEMDFYEVLGVSRDADGATIKSAYRKLAMKYHPDRNPGCDDSEARFKAISVAYDCLKDPQKRAAYDRFGHAAFQQGGGGGPQADFGDIGDIFETIFGSAFGGGAARSRARRGADLRYDMEVSLEEAFHGRQTEIKVEVSVVCDTCGGDGAEPGTSRRTCDLCHGHGKVRAQQGLFVIERACPNCHGRGEVIDQPCHECRGEGRVDRVQALEVDIPPGVDNGTRIRLSGKGEAGPHGAPPGDLYIFVHVRQHKVFQREGTTLLTRVPVSFTTAALGGSIEIPGLDGETSVIEIPAGIQSGRQLRKRGAGMPVLQGRGRGDLVIEIVVETPTHLSARQKELLREFRETETGEECPESRGFLDRLKDAFSS; the protein is encoded by the coding sequence ATGTCTGCCATGGAGATGGATTTCTACGAAGTGCTCGGGGTGAGCCGCGACGCCGATGGCGCGACGATCAAGTCCGCCTATCGCAAGCTCGCGATGAAATACCACCCCGATCGCAATCCCGGCTGCGATGACAGCGAGGCACGGTTCAAGGCGATCAGCGTCGCTTATGACTGCCTCAAGGATCCGCAGAAGCGGGCCGCATACGACCGGTTCGGCCATGCTGCCTTCCAGCAGGGCGGCGGCGGTGGACCGCAGGCTGATTTCGGCGATATCGGCGATATATTCGAAACGATTTTCGGCAGTGCCTTCGGCGGCGGCGCGGCCCGCAGCCGGGCGCGGCGCGGCGCCGATCTGCGCTATGACATGGAAGTGAGCCTGGAAGAGGCGTTCCATGGCCGGCAGACCGAGATCAAGGTTGAGGTTTCCGTTGTCTGCGACACCTGCGGTGGCGACGGCGCGGAACCGGGCACTTCGCGCCGCACATGCGACCTGTGCCACGGGCACGGCAAGGTGCGTGCGCAGCAGGGCCTGTTCGTGATCGAGCGGGCCTGCCCCAATTGCCACGGGCGGGGCGAGGTGATCGACCAGCCATGCCATGAATGTCGCGGCGAAGGCCGGGTGGACCGGGTGCAGGCGCTGGAGGTGGATATTCCGCCCGGCGTGGACAATGGCACGCGCATCCGCCTGTCCGGCAAGGGCGAGGCGGGGCCTCACGGCGCGCCTCCCGGCGATCTCTACATTTTCGTGCATGTGCGCCAGCACAAGGTGTTTCAGCGTGAGGGCACCACTTTGCTGACGCGAGTGCCGGTGAGCTTCACCACGGCGGCGCTGGGCGGCTCGATCGAGATTCCCGGACTCGACGGCGAAACCAGTGTGATCGAGATTCCCGCGGGCATCCAGTCCGGCCGCCAGCTGCGCAAGCGTGGCGCCGGCATGCCGGTGCTGCAGGGCAGGGGGCGCGGCGACCTGGTGATCGAGATCGTGGTGGAAACGCCCACGCATCTGAGCGCAAGGCAGAAGGAATTGCTGCGCGAGTTCCGCGAGACCGAGACGGGCGAGGAATGCCCCGAAAGCCGCGGGTTCCTCGATCGGCTGAAGGACGCCTTCTCCAGTTAA
- a CDS encoding iron-sulfur cluster assembly scaffold protein: protein MSGAATLYTPELLALAVELAAFPSRAEAAAQGEARSPTCGSTIAMDLALDGEGRIEQPGMRVRACAVGQAAAAIFARHAAGKDRSAIAAAQQAITAWLAGEGPLPDWPDFALLEPARAYPGRHGAILLPWNAALAALSTTPAAR, encoded by the coding sequence ATGAGCGGCGCGGCCACTCTCTACACGCCCGAACTGCTCGCTCTCGCAGTCGAACTCGCGGCATTCCCTTCCCGCGCCGAAGCCGCTGCCCAGGGGGAAGCGCGATCGCCCACCTGCGGCAGCACCATCGCGATGGACCTCGCGCTTGATGGCGAGGGGCGGATCGAGCAGCCGGGGATGCGCGTGCGCGCCTGCGCCGTGGGGCAGGCGGCGGCGGCGATCTTCGCCCGCCACGCCGCGGGGAAGGACCGCAGCGCCATCGCCGCCGCACAGCAAGCGATCACCGCCTGGCTTGCGGGGGAGGGGCCGTTGCCCGACTGGCCCGATTTCGCGCTGCTCGAACCTGCGCGTGCCTATCCCGGGCGCCACGGGGCGATCCTGCTGCCGTGGAATGCCGCGCTGGCCGCCCTTTCCACCACGCCCGCCGCACGCTAA
- a CDS encoding copper chaperone PCu(A)C, giving the protein MNRSIWPALALALAALGPTGCSGGADETTAPSDPAAPEGISVTDGRMSLPPVAGNPAAVYFTITNAGTKDMFIRSAFVDGAGTATLHMMATWDRKADMQEITQQPVRAGETVKFAPGGLHVMVSDLDPSLVAGGTTEVTLTFAGGDKVSFPVEILAAGDAR; this is encoded by the coding sequence ATGAACAGAAGCATTTGGCCGGCGCTTGCGCTGGCGCTCGCGGCGCTTGGCCCCACCGGGTGCAGTGGCGGCGCTGACGAGACGACCGCCCCCTCCGATCCGGCAGCCCCCGAAGGGATCAGCGTGACGGACGGGCGCATGTCGCTGCCCCCAGTCGCCGGCAATCCGGCCGCGGTCTATTTCACCATCACCAATGCTGGCACGAAGGACATGTTCATTCGCAGCGCCTTCGTCGATGGCGCCGGCACAGCCACGCTGCACATGATGGCGACATGGGATCGCAAGGCGGACATGCAGGAGATCACCCAGCAGCCGGTGCGCGCGGGAGAGACGGTGAAGTTCGCCCCGGGCGGCCTGCATGTGATGGTGAGCGACCTCGATCCCTCGCTGGTCGCCGGCGGCACCACGGAGGTGACGCTGACCTTCGCCGGGGGCGACAAGGTGAGCTTCCCGGTGGAAATCCTTGCTGCGGGCGACGCTCGCTGA